Proteins from a genomic interval of Rhodothermus marinus:
- a CDS encoding N-acetylmuramoyl-L-alanine amidase family protein: MRAALLLLLIGCFWESAWAHALPQVTRVSFAPRSDQSGYVIRIHTTDHVGAYQEPEWLDARRLQLVLYYTEPAPDLQHDPPQGPIRAYTIEPRNDHLVFQFELDEHVTAEAAAYRDRYSTDILIGLTIVQRDPPVAEAEPLPQPAASESAPTRTVALGSETPPTPRVADRWHLDTVVIDAGHGGKDPGAVANGVREKDITLAVALKLGEYLERLLGVRVVYTRKDDRFVGLRERGRIANEAGGKLFISLHCNALPGNRRVHGAETYFLGLHKTEAARRVMERENSVVRLEEDPSQYEHFTEQELILMTLAQSAYLRKSEKLAMLVQEQFAERVGRVNRGVKQAGFYVLWSASMPAILVELGFLTNPQEAAFLKSKEGQAYMASAIFRAVRTFKEHYERELAFPAAR; the protein is encoded by the coding sequence ATGCGGGCGGCACTGCTACTGCTGCTGATCGGGTGCTTCTGGGAGAGCGCGTGGGCTCATGCGCTGCCGCAGGTGACGCGCGTCTCGTTCGCGCCACGCTCCGATCAGAGCGGCTATGTGATTCGAATCCACACAACCGATCACGTGGGGGCCTACCAGGAGCCGGAGTGGCTGGACGCCCGTCGCCTGCAGCTTGTGCTCTATTACACCGAGCCGGCACCCGATCTGCAGCACGATCCACCGCAGGGGCCGATCCGGGCCTACACGATCGAGCCCCGCAACGATCACCTGGTCTTTCAATTCGAGCTGGACGAACACGTCACGGCCGAGGCGGCGGCCTACCGGGATCGCTACTCGACGGACATCCTCATCGGGCTGACCATCGTGCAGCGCGATCCGCCGGTAGCCGAAGCGGAACCCCTGCCGCAACCGGCCGCGAGCGAATCGGCGCCGACGCGGACGGTGGCGCTGGGGAGCGAAACGCCCCCGACGCCCCGGGTGGCCGACCGCTGGCACCTGGACACCGTCGTGATCGATGCGGGGCACGGCGGAAAAGACCCGGGCGCGGTGGCCAACGGCGTGCGGGAAAAGGACATCACGCTGGCCGTGGCGTTGAAGCTGGGCGAGTATCTGGAGCGGCTGCTGGGCGTGCGGGTCGTCTACACGCGCAAGGATGATCGCTTTGTCGGACTGCGTGAGCGGGGCCGGATCGCCAACGAGGCGGGCGGCAAGCTCTTCATCTCGCTCCACTGTAACGCGTTGCCCGGCAATCGTCGGGTGCATGGCGCCGAAACCTACTTCCTGGGATTGCACAAGACCGAGGCGGCCCGCCGCGTGATGGAGCGAGAAAACAGCGTCGTGCGCCTGGAAGAGGATCCGTCGCAGTACGAGCACTTCACCGAGCAGGAGCTGATCCTGATGACGCTGGCGCAGAGTGCCTACCTGCGCAAAAGCGAGAAGCTGGCCATGCTCGTGCAGGAGCAGTTCGCCGAGCGCGTGGGACGCGTCAACCGCGGTGTCAAGCAGGCGGGCTTCTACGTGCTCTGGAGCGCTTCGATGCCGGCCATTCTTGTGGAGCTGGGCTTTCTGACCAACCCGCAGGAGGCGGCTTTCCTCAAAAGCAAGGAAGGCCAGGCCTACATGGCCAGCGCCATCTTCCGAGCGGTGCGCACCTTCAAGGAACACTACGAGCGGGAACTGGCGTTTCCAGCCGCGCGATGA
- a CDS encoding cell wall hydrolase, whose amino-acid sequence MLRGLAICCLVLLARPEAGAAAPPDSLGRRDFLAAFRRLSPLEQDEVLWLARCIYSESNRPEEQRLVAWVVRNRVETRYRGDTYREVVLEPRQFSAFNRPTPRRDLILSLTPRSTVPGWQQALRIALEVFQAPPSARPFPITVRHFYSPISMPSDDPPPWASAGRPYRGPAVAHINPARFQFFDGIDARLDPEPPAHTSPPPTRPARLLRLWDRLRPSGRVPRPARPIPPQRPGHR is encoded by the coding sequence ATGCTGCGCGGTCTGGCGATCTGTTGTCTGGTGTTACTGGCGCGACCGGAGGCCGGAGCAGCCGCGCCACCCGATTCGCTCGGCCGCCGCGACTTTCTGGCGGCCTTCCGGCGCCTGTCGCCGCTGGAGCAGGACGAAGTGCTCTGGCTGGCCCGGTGCATCTACTCCGAAAGCAACCGTCCCGAGGAGCAGCGGCTGGTGGCCTGGGTCGTGCGCAACCGGGTAGAAACCCGTTACCGGGGCGACACCTACCGCGAAGTGGTGCTGGAGCCCCGTCAGTTCAGCGCCTTCAACCGCCCCACCCCGCGGCGTGATCTGATCCTGAGTCTGACACCGCGTTCGACCGTGCCGGGCTGGCAACAGGCCCTGCGCATCGCGCTTGAGGTCTTCCAGGCGCCGCCTTCGGCCCGGCCGTTCCCGATCACCGTGCGCCATTTCTACAGCCCCATCTCCATGCCGAGCGACGATCCGCCTCCGTGGGCAAGCGCCGGTCGGCCCTATCGGGGACCGGCCGTGGCCCACATCAATCCCGCGCGGTTTCAGTTTTTCGACGGGATCGACGCTCGGCTCGATCCGGAGCCACCGGCGCATACGTCCCCGCCCCCCACACGCCCGGCTCGTTTGCTGCGCCTGTGGGATCGGCTGCGTCCTTCTGGTCGCGTGCCCCGTCCGGCCCGGCCGATCCCGCCACAACGCCCCGGCCACCGGTGA
- the yidD gene encoding membrane protein insertion efficiency factor YidD, which produces MQVLRAIGRFLWTLPRRLLIGLVRGYQLIISPHLPDTCRYTPSCSHYAIEAFQKYGAVRGLILTLWRLARCHPWGGYGYDPPRWFGEPRPESPNPEHP; this is translated from the coding sequence ATGCAGGTACTTCGCGCCATCGGCCGTTTTCTCTGGACGCTGCCCCGGCGGCTGCTGATCGGACTGGTGCGGGGTTATCAGCTGATCATCAGTCCCCACCTGCCCGACACCTGCCGCTACACACCGAGTTGCTCGCACTACGCCATCGAGGCGTTTCAGAAATACGGGGCCGTCCGCGGCCTGATCCTGACGCTCTGGCGGCTAGCCCGCTGCCACCCCTGGGGCGGCTACGGTTACGATCCGCCTCGCTGGTTTGGCGAACCCCGTCCGGAATCCCCCAACCCGGAACATCCATGA
- the hisI gene encoding phosphoribosyl-AMP cyclohydrolase, translating into MDAQALLEAVRFNEQGLVPAIAQDAETGEILMVAYMNEATLRRTLETGLMTYWSRSRQEVWVKGATSGHTQEVREVRVDCDGDVLLFKVKQNGGAACHTGHRSCFYRKLEGDRLVETDAPVFDPAQVYRK; encoded by the coding sequence ATGGACGCACAGGCGCTTCTGGAAGCCGTTCGTTTCAACGAGCAGGGGCTGGTGCCCGCCATCGCGCAGGATGCCGAGACGGGCGAGATCCTGATGGTGGCCTACATGAACGAGGCGACGCTCCGGCGGACGCTGGAGACCGGCCTGATGACCTACTGGAGCCGCTCGCGCCAGGAGGTCTGGGTGAAGGGCGCCACCAGCGGGCACACCCAGGAGGTGCGCGAGGTGCGCGTCGACTGCGACGGCGACGTGCTGCTGTTCAAGGTCAAGCAGAACGGCGGGGCCGCCTGCCACACCGGCCACCGCTCCTGCTTCTATCGCAAGCTGGAGGGCGACCGCCTGGTCGAAACCGACGCCCCGGTATTCGACCCGGCGCAGGTGTACCGGAAATAG
- the cysS gene encoding cysteine--tRNA ligase, whose translation MEGSSRTLRLYNTLTRSIEPIYPLERNRLRLYACGPTVYTYAHIGNFRSFLTADLIVRVAQALGWQTVYVCNITDVGHLTVDDYADASGEDKLERALRSEEGRRFPNIWDLARYYTQAFLEDWQALKLVEPDVRPRATEHIRQQILAIEQLVKTGHAYETRQGVYFHVPSFPDYGKLSGNRDPEQLARAVRDVVQDPEKRDPRDFALWKKDEKHLMQWYSPWGWGFPGWHIECSVMSMEYLGETFDLHLGGEDLIFPHHECEIAQAESLTGKPLARYWVHTRFLLVEGEKMSKSKGNFFTVRELIFPLEAGGHGIDPMALRYALISGKYREPLNFTRKHLRDSIRIVQRYQEAARHVEAALESDRSGPDRLGDRLSTIYDKTLEALCDDLNTPVALATALEGVKLILGFGDQLNRASAESARRWLEQIDALLGFVYPPERPCAHTRREKDPFVEKVERLLAERDAARRARDFARADAIREQLLQMGVEVMDTPEGTRWRRKVLV comes from the coding sequence ATGGAGGGTTCTTCCAGGACACTGCGTCTGTACAACACGCTCACGCGCTCGATCGAGCCGATCTATCCGCTGGAGCGCAATCGCCTCCGGCTGTATGCCTGCGGGCCCACAGTCTACACCTACGCCCACATCGGCAACTTTCGGAGCTTTCTGACGGCCGACCTGATCGTACGCGTGGCCCAGGCTCTGGGCTGGCAGACGGTCTACGTCTGCAACATCACGGACGTCGGGCACCTGACCGTCGACGACTACGCCGACGCCAGCGGCGAAGACAAGCTGGAACGCGCCCTGCGCTCCGAAGAAGGCCGCCGCTTCCCCAACATCTGGGACCTGGCCCGCTACTACACACAGGCCTTTCTGGAAGACTGGCAGGCGCTCAAGCTGGTCGAACCGGACGTCCGTCCCCGGGCCACCGAGCACATCCGCCAGCAGATTCTGGCCATCGAACAACTGGTAAAAACCGGCCACGCCTACGAAACGCGCCAGGGCGTCTACTTCCACGTGCCCAGCTTCCCCGACTACGGCAAGCTCTCGGGCAACCGCGATCCGGAGCAGCTCGCCCGGGCCGTGCGCGACGTGGTGCAGGACCCGGAAAAGCGTGACCCCCGCGACTTCGCCCTGTGGAAAAAGGACGAAAAACACCTGATGCAATGGTACAGCCCCTGGGGGTGGGGCTTTCCGGGCTGGCACATCGAGTGCTCGGTCATGTCCATGGAATACCTGGGCGAGACGTTCGACCTGCACCTGGGCGGCGAAGACCTGATCTTCCCCCATCATGAATGTGAGATTGCTCAGGCCGAAAGTCTCACGGGTAAGCCGCTGGCCCGCTACTGGGTGCACACCCGTTTCCTGCTCGTCGAGGGGGAGAAGATGTCCAAGTCGAAGGGCAACTTCTTCACCGTGCGCGAGCTGATCTTCCCGCTCGAGGCCGGCGGCCACGGTATCGATCCGATGGCGCTGCGCTACGCGTTGATTTCCGGCAAATATCGCGAGCCGCTCAACTTCACGCGCAAGCACCTGCGCGACAGCATCCGGATCGTGCAGCGCTACCAGGAGGCCGCCCGACACGTCGAAGCCGCGCTGGAAAGCGATCGTTCCGGGCCGGATCGGCTTGGTGATCGCCTTTCTACGATTTACGATAAGACACTGGAAGCCCTCTGTGACGACCTGAACACCCCGGTGGCGCTGGCCACGGCGCTCGAAGGCGTCAAGCTGATCCTGGGCTTCGGCGACCAGCTCAACCGGGCCTCGGCCGAAAGCGCCCGGCGCTGGCTGGAGCAGATCGATGCGCTGCTGGGCTTCGTCTATCCACCGGAGCGTCCCTGCGCGCACACGCGACGCGAGAAAGATCCATTTGTGGAGAAAGTCGAGCGCCTGCTGGCCGAGCGCGATGCGGCCCGGCGTGCCCGCGACTTCGCCCGGGCCGATGCCATTCGCGAGCAACTTTTGCAGATGGGCGTCGAAGTGATGGACACGCCCGAAGGCACCCGCTGGCGTCGCAAGGTGCTTGTCTGA
- a CDS encoding RidA family protein: MPERTIIKTPRAPAAIGPYSQAVLVGDTLYCSGQIAIDPKTGSLITDSIERETEQVLENLGAVLRAAGMDYKDVVRCTVYMTDINDYAQINEVYSRYFNESPPAREAVQVAALPRGARVEISCIAVRQTPST; this comes from the coding sequence GTGCCTGAGCGAACGATCATCAAGACGCCCCGTGCGCCGGCGGCCATCGGTCCGTACAGCCAGGCCGTGCTGGTGGGCGACACGCTCTACTGCTCCGGACAGATCGCCATCGACCCGAAGACCGGCAGTCTGATCACCGACAGCATCGAGCGAGAGACCGAGCAGGTGCTGGAAAATCTGGGCGCAGTGCTGCGTGCCGCCGGCATGGACTACAAAGACGTGGTGCGCTGCACGGTGTACATGACTGACATCAACGATTACGCGCAGATCAACGAAGTGTATTCCCGCTACTTCAACGAGTCGCCGCCCGCGCGCGAGGCGGTGCAGGTAGCCGCCCTTCCCCGAGGCGCCCGCGTCGAGATCTCCTGCATCGCCGTCCGTCAGACCCCCTCGACCTGA
- a CDS encoding adenine phosphoribosyltransferase, producing MNATALETLKQAIRTVPDFPEPGIQFKDITPVLGHPELLRLAIEALLEPFQDQEITKVVGIESRGFILGGMLAHHLDAGFVPVRKKGKLPYQTLAESYQLEYGTDTIEMHIDAIEPGDRVLIHDDVIATGGTAEATIRLVERAGGEVVGCAFLIELTELQGRKRLPSHVPIHTVLQL from the coding sequence ATGAACGCGACGGCGCTGGAAACGCTCAAACAGGCCATCCGTACGGTGCCCGACTTTCCCGAACCGGGCATTCAGTTCAAAGATATTACCCCGGTGCTGGGGCATCCTGAACTGCTTCGGCTGGCCATCGAGGCGCTGCTGGAGCCGTTTCAGGATCAGGAGATCACGAAGGTGGTGGGGATCGAGTCGCGGGGCTTCATTCTGGGCGGTATGCTGGCCCACCATCTGGATGCCGGCTTCGTGCCGGTTCGCAAGAAAGGCAAGCTGCCCTACCAGACCCTTGCGGAAAGTTATCAGCTGGAATACGGCACCGATACGATCGAAATGCACATCGACGCCATCGAGCCCGGCGACCGCGTGCTGATCCACGACGACGTGATCGCTACAGGCGGGACGGCCGAGGCTACGATTCGTCTGGTCGAGCGGGCCGGGGGCGAGGTAGTCGGCTGTGCATTTCTGATCGAGTTGACCGAATTGCAGGGGCGTAAGCGGCTTCCGTCCCATGTGCCGATCCATACGGTGCTTCAACTCTGA
- a CDS encoding MogA/MoaB family molybdenum cofactor biosynthesis protein, translating into MSYELHQESARGQTVRCAVVTISDTRTEETDRSGTLIRKRLEEHGHQVAHYAIVPDEPEMIGALLDELAGRVDVILTNGGTGISGRDTTYEVVAARLEKTLPGFGELFRMLSFQEIGSGAMLSRAIGGVYKNTLIFSMPGSLNAVKLALDRLILPELRHLVWEIRRHQPAS; encoded by the coding sequence ATGAGCTACGAACTGCACCAGGAATCGGCACGCGGACAGACCGTCCGCTGCGCCGTCGTCACGATCAGCGACACGCGCACCGAAGAGACCGACCGGAGCGGTACGCTCATCCGCAAGCGGCTCGAAGAGCACGGCCACCAGGTGGCCCACTACGCCATCGTGCCCGACGAACCCGAGATGATCGGGGCGCTCCTGGACGAACTGGCCGGGCGCGTGGACGTGATCCTGACCAACGGCGGCACCGGCATCAGCGGCCGCGACACCACCTACGAAGTGGTGGCCGCCCGCCTCGAAAAAACGTTGCCCGGCTTTGGCGAACTGTTTCGCATGCTCTCCTTTCAGGAAATCGGAAGCGGCGCCATGCTCTCGCGGGCCATCGGCGGCGTGTACAAAAACACACTGATTTTTTCCATGCCCGGCTCGCTCAATGCCGTCAAGCTGGCCCTCGACCGGCTCATCCTGCCCGAGCTGCGTCATCTGGTCTGGGAAATCCGGCGCCACCAGCCGGCCTCCTGA